Proteins from one Amycolatopsis benzoatilytica AK 16/65 genomic window:
- a CDS encoding B12-binding domain-containing radical SAM protein has translation MGLPITLVFPPAADPSLPHGALPLLGAVLRRGGYDEVELRDLNLEAFDHLLRPEPLAKAADGGAAEVVANITESRRILRDPADFYDPAKLLYAKRIFHLAGDLITAGAPDSRFGKYSYSQAAYDSYEEVAHAVDTETGPLAGYFRDVAVPSLLARKPRLIGLSVPYFSQLIPAFLLAEEIRRQDPGVHVTAGGPVITWGREVLTADARFRRWLDSFLVGEADETLLHFAEALAGERDPDSVRNIVRYAGGAVREQLDPGYQLNLDWLPAPDFTMLPLNDYFAPKRVICMMPTRGCYFNRCAFCNYAFIKIAPYRMRSPKLIAEDVASVVASTGEDVFSFEADVMLPAHLRSLSEALLERQANISWHGVARFEKGFTPEVFATMREAGCVRLYMGLESANERVLKAMDKGTTPQRMTDILAMCHTAGISVEAGVFSDFPSETAAEAEDTYRFVRDHRHVIGRADAGTFRLLKGAPIADEPELYGITVKDDRARRWYHLDYEENSGASTGLAERIQRLYPEVALIDVPEDILYTARFGPNVFRKFFDGGAEPAEPLAAEAKLSLAEGVVLHRVLVANSGAVHFDDDTGSAHAGFERSHLAITIALDRNRARVHPLGDNEETVLRRLAEGDARAGELHSAVDTLVAKGLVTVRDDAGA, from the coding sequence ATGGGCCTCCCGATAACGCTCGTCTTCCCGCCCGCGGCGGATCCTTCGCTGCCGCACGGCGCGCTGCCGCTGCTCGGCGCCGTGCTCCGGCGCGGCGGGTACGACGAGGTCGAACTCCGAGATCTCAACCTGGAGGCATTCGACCACCTGCTGAGGCCGGAACCGCTCGCGAAGGCCGCGGACGGCGGCGCCGCCGAAGTCGTCGCGAACATCACCGAGTCCCGGCGGATCCTGCGTGATCCGGCCGACTTCTACGATCCGGCGAAACTGCTGTACGCCAAGCGGATCTTCCACCTCGCCGGCGACCTGATCACCGCGGGTGCACCGGATTCGCGGTTCGGCAAGTACTCCTACTCGCAGGCGGCCTACGACAGCTACGAGGAGGTCGCGCATGCGGTCGACACCGAGACCGGGCCGCTCGCGGGCTACTTCCGCGACGTCGCCGTTCCGTCGCTGCTGGCGCGGAAACCGCGGCTGATCGGGCTTTCGGTGCCGTACTTCTCGCAGCTGATCCCGGCGTTCCTGCTCGCGGAGGAGATCCGCAGGCAGGACCCGGGCGTGCACGTCACGGCGGGCGGGCCGGTGATCACCTGGGGGCGGGAAGTGCTCACCGCCGACGCCCGGTTCCGCCGCTGGCTCGACTCGTTCCTCGTCGGCGAGGCGGACGAGACCCTGCTGCACTTCGCGGAAGCCCTTGCCGGAGAACGTGATCCGGACTCAGTGCGCAACATCGTGCGCTACGCCGGCGGCGCGGTCCGCGAGCAGCTCGACCCCGGCTACCAGCTCAACCTGGACTGGCTGCCCGCCCCGGACTTCACCATGCTGCCGCTGAACGACTACTTCGCGCCCAAGCGGGTCATCTGCATGATGCCCACGCGCGGCTGCTACTTCAACCGGTGCGCGTTCTGCAACTACGCCTTCATCAAGATCGCGCCTTACCGGATGCGCTCGCCGAAGCTGATCGCCGAGGACGTGGCGTCCGTGGTCGCCTCGACCGGCGAGGACGTGTTCTCCTTCGAGGCGGACGTGATGCTGCCCGCCCACCTGCGGTCGCTGTCGGAGGCGTTGCTGGAACGGCAGGCGAACATCAGCTGGCACGGGGTCGCGCGGTTCGAGAAGGGCTTCACCCCGGAAGTGTTCGCGACCATGCGCGAAGCCGGGTGCGTGCGGCTCTACATGGGACTGGAAAGCGCGAACGAACGCGTGCTCAAGGCGATGGACAAGGGCACCACCCCGCAGCGGATGACCGACATCCTCGCGATGTGCCACACCGCCGGAATCTCCGTCGAGGCCGGGGTGTTCAGCGACTTCCCGTCGGAGACCGCGGCCGAGGCGGAGGACACCTACCGGTTCGTCCGCGACCACCGGCACGTGATCGGCCGCGCCGACGCGGGCACGTTCCGGCTGCTCAAGGGCGCGCCGATCGCCGACGAGCCCGAGCTGTACGGGATCACCGTCAAGGACGACCGGGCGCGGCGCTGGTACCACCTCGACTACGAGGAGAACAGCGGCGCCTCCACCGGGCTGGCCGAGCGGATCCAGCGGCTCTACCCGGAGGTCGCGCTGATCGACGTGCCGGAGGACATCCTCTACACCGCCCGGTTCGGCCCCAACGTGTTCCGGAAGTTCTTCGACGGCGGCGCGGAACCCGCCGAGCCGCTCGCCGCCGAGGCGAAACTGTCGCTGGCTGAAGGCGTCGTCCTGCACCGCGTCCTGGTGGCGAACTCCGGCGCGGTGCACTTCGACGACGACACCGGCTCCGCGCACGCGGGCTTCGAACGGTCTCACCTGGCGATCACGATCGCGCTCGACCGCAACCGTGCCCGCGTGCACCCGTTGGGGGACAACGAGGAGACGGTCCTGCGCAGGCTGGCCGAGGGCGACGCGCGGGCCGGCGAACTGCATTCCGCTGTGGACACGTTGGTGGCGAAGGGGCTGGTGACAGTTCGGGACGACGCCGGTGCCTGA